A region of Anopheles merus strain MAF chromosome 2R, AmerM5.1, whole genome shotgun sequence DNA encodes the following proteins:
- the LOC121587624 gene encoding trithorax group protein osa-like, producing the protein MASNGGTLHGVPQSVSQQQQQQQQQQHICSQCGLYFESASSLQVHHMHYHQHDSMNRWGSSQQQQQQQQPVVSTTLATTAVATTTTAATITTNGSVVPSSTTPTSSDTENNNQPGSLTPTGGLKPVASPQQQQQQQHHTTIAAAADSSDNQPPTPQPTITEPGTPQSYSGGGGGGTSPYHTQQHQQQQQQQQQQVSQHQLGLPSGAPGSEMHYPSYIHPGAYDYAYAGGPGLDYGGGGVLGAPLQPTDYKSSSSVVSSARYHPYGGPGSNGPADGSSPAVVSSNGSAGMSPQVVSSSNGVSVAGSGSAGAGSVTTVASTTSHQSQSSHSPQNGTGGSNIPPTPSPSPIQCEKCGLVCESDEALNEHEATVHSSVPVQSAQDQQQQQQQQQQRVDQVDLQTGGGANCYPYGGGGGTPGYPVKEETPASDILDLDSQKMVGYGAGADGGLLPPMNSLHPLQSMQRHPMMAWPHHDPHNFMGPPPPLPPPPHHAGADMKHSAAAAAAAAAAYYHHPIKSEYSATPSIKSEYLGGGGVGGGGHYGAPGGPMVKNEYSLAPTLPPPAVAPQATNPQSMKQYADEMHDNQLATSPSDFPSTTTPQESGSQYRTFEPATSSLPGTGSGPTKGTAWKSNEARRPKTYNCTACNKWFTSSGHLKRHYNTTLHKNAVKSSGQPDPATLPISVHHHPGRDPNYANKGRRGGTGNGGAGGSGGGGGGAGGGGSQLQQTIQQPVPPPDPPRSPEYGAAGQQYAGAGFPAAGTSPGQQQHHPGGGQLVSTNQSAGFHHPYAGATSANGGSTSASSSTSSAVPPNGVAGPSVQVSQPRGLQIYSNSSSSSMAEQMEQATHTITTILTPTTQQPICTAGIPDIPGTTICTGTRTPGTPGTRTPPTMGMGSPQPPPHHLQQRQQQPPPQQQLPPPTISSMEPYHHHHHHHMHTMHTHISNPLTISTTSIPSFQTILPEAPSYHLIIGNGSQYHPGGHQLHQPAGDGGQWADLPTDGTEGLIESTTGGRTPLGFPRCAGGAEVYQGDTAPPFSPNVPEQYHQQRSGGGEAGLPIGMTMLHDGQLATESGKYKDYLQSEVDPYQEQLLYRVATPQLGATAPSISPAPCSPSVTSTDVGQTQLGRARGQKAGHNGSASGQPPEVHRCIECDKVFNKVCYLTQHNKTFHSGDKPYKCHRCGKRFPCNQSYEEHLAKHGGEKPFKCEQCPKQFNHKTDLRRHMCLHSGSKPYACEQCGKGFIRKDHMMKHAETHRKNAAAAAAAAGHDGPKRPGKGQGGIKGGGRKIVGLMDE; encoded by the coding sequence ATGGCCAGTAATGGGGGGACTCTGCATGGGGTTCCCCAAAGTGtgtcacagcagcagcagcagcagcagcagcagcagcatatctGCTCCCAGTGTGGCCTATACTTTGAGAGTGCGTCCTCGTTGCAGGTGCATCATATGCACTACCATCAGCATGACAGCATGAATCGCTGGGGTtcgtcgcagcagcagcagcagcagcagcagccagtggTCAGTACAACGCTTGCAACGACAGCGGTcgcgacgacgacaacggccGCCACCATCACAACGAACGGCTCGGTCGTCCCTTCGTCCACGACGCCCACCTCCTCCGACACGGAGAACAACAACCAGCCCGGGTCGCTTACCCCCACGGGCGGCCTGAAGCCGGTCGCttcgccgcagcagcagcagcagcagcagcaccatacgACGATAGCAGCGGCCGCTGACTCGAGCGATAATCAGCCGCCAACGCCACAGCCCACCATCACGGAGCCCGGAACTCCGCAAAGCtacagtggtggtggtggtggtggtacatcACCCTACCACActcagcaacatcagcagcagcagcagcagcagcagcaacaagtgAGTCAGCATCAGCTAGGACTGCCGAGCGGTGCGCCCGGCAGCGAGATGCACTATCCGAGCTACATCCATCCCGGGGCGTACGATTACGCGTACGCCGGCGGCCCGGGGCTCGActacggcggtggtggtgtgctcGGTGCACCGCTGCAGCCGACCGACTACAAGTCCAGCTCGTCGGTCGTGTCGTCCGCCCGGTACCATCCGTACGGTGGCCCGGGAAGCAACGGCCCGGCGGACGGTTCGTCGCCGGCCGTGGTCAGCAGCAACGGTTCGGCTGGCATGAGCCCGCAGGTGGTAAGTTCTTCGAACGGGGTTAGCGTGGCCGGAAGTGGCAGTGCTGGAGCGGGCAGTGTAACGACGGTCGCCAGCACCACCTCCCACCAGTCGCAGTCGTCGCACTCGCCGCAGAATGGGACGGGCGGGTCGAACATTCCGCCGACGCCGTCCCCGTCGCCGATCCAGTGCGAGAAGTGCGGGCTGGTGTGCGAGTCCGACGAGGCGCTGAACGAGCACGAGGCGACGGTACATTCGAGCGTGCCGGTACAGTCGGCGcaggatcagcagcagcagcagcagcagcagcagcagcgtgtcgATCAGGTCGATCTACAAACTGGCGGCGGAGCGAACTGCTATCCGTACGGAGGTGGCGGCGGTACGCCCGGCTACCCCGTGAAGGAAGAGACGCCCGCCAGCGACATCCTCGATCTCGACTCGCAGAAGATGGTGGGCTATGGGGCGGGCGCGGACGGCGGGCTCCTGCCACCGATGAACTCGCTCCACCCGCTGCAGTCGATGCAGCGCCACCCGATGATGGCCTGGCCGCACCACGACCCGCACAACTTCATggggccgccgccgccgctgccccCACCGCCGCACCATGCCGGTGCCGATATGAAGCATTccgcggcggcagcagcagcggccgccgccgcctacTACCACCACCCGATCAAGTCCGAGTACTCGGCCACCCCGTCGATCAAGTCCGAGTATctcggcggcggtggcgtcggtggtggtggccatTACGGTGCGCCCGGCGGTCCGATGGTGAAGAACGAGTACAGCCTCGCGCCcacgctgccgccgccggccGTCGCGccgcaggcgacgaacccgcaGTCGATGAAGCAGTACGCGGACGAGATGCACGACAATCAGCTCGCGACCAGCCCGTCCGACTTCCCGAGCACGACGACACCGCAGGAAAGTGGCTCCCAGTATCGGACGTTCGAGCCGGCCACCTCCTCGCTGCCGGGGACGGGCTCGGGCCCCACCAAGGGCACCGCGTGGAAGTCGAACGAGGCGCGCCGCCCCAAAACGTACAACTGTACCGCGTGCAACAAGTGGTTCACCAGCTCGGGCCACCTGAAGCGGCACTACAACACGACGCTGCACAAGAACGCGGTCAAGTCGAGCGGCCAGCCGGACCCGGCGACGCTGCCGATCAGTGTGCACCACCATCCGGGGCGCGATCCGAACTACGCCAACAAGGGGCGGCGCGGCGGGACCGGCAACGGTGGCGCCGGCGGttccggcggcggcggtggtggcgccGGCGGCGGTGGCTCCCAGCTGCAGCAAACGATACAGCAGCCGGTACCGCCGCCCGACCCGCCCAGAAGCCCCGAGTACGGGGCGGCCGGCCAGCAGTACGCGGGGGCGGGGTTTCCAGCGGCCGGGACATCGcccggccagcagcagcaccatccggGCGGCGGCCAGCTAGTCAGCACGAACCAATCGGCGGGGTTTCACCACCCGTACGCCGGCGCGACCAGCGCGAACGGCGGCAGCACGTCGGCGAGCAGCTCCACTTCTTCAGCGGTTCCCCCAAACGGGGTAGCAGGTCCCTCCGTCCAAGTCTCCCAACCGAGGGGCCTGCAGATCTactcgaacagcagcagcagcagcatggcgGAGCAAATGGAGCAAGCCACCCATACCATTACCACCATCCTCACGCCCACCACCCAGCAGCCCATCTGCACGGCGGGCATCCCGGACATCCCGGGCACCACCATCTGCACGGGCACGCGCACCCCGGGCACCCCGGGCACCCGCACGCCCCCCACCATGGGCATGGGCTCGCCGCAGCCGCCGCCTCACCAtctgcagcagcggcagcagcagccgccgccgcagcagcagctgccgcCGCCCACCATCAGTTCAATGGAgccctaccaccaccaccaccaccaccacatgcACACAATGCACACGCACATCTCCAATCCTTTAACtatcagcaccaccagcatTCCATCCTTCCAAACCATCCTGCCGGAGGCGCCGAGCTATCACCTTATTATTGGTAATGGGTCGCAGTACCACCCGGGGGGTCATCAGCTCCACCAGCCGGCGGGGGACGGTGGCCAGTGGGCGGACCTGCCCACCGATGGGACGGAGGGGCTGATCGAGTCGACGACGGGCGGACGCACGCCGTTGGGGTTTCCCCGATGTGCGGGGGGCGCCGAGGTGTACCAGGGCGATACGGCGCCCCCCTTCTCACCTAACGTACCGGAGCAGTACCACCAGCAGCGGTCGGGGGGTGGCGAGGCCGGTCTACCCATCGGCATGACGATGCTGCACGACGGCCAGCTGGCGACCGAGTCCGGCAAGTACAAGGACTACCTGCAGTCCGAGGTCGACCCGTACCAGGAGCAGCTGCTGTACCGGGTGGCCACCCCGCAGCTCGGCGCCACCGCACCATCCATCTCGCCCGCGCCCTGCTCCCCGAGCGTCACCTCGACGGACGTCGGGCAGACGCAGCTGGGACGCGCGCGGGGCCAGAAGGCGGGCCACAACGGCAGCGCGAGCGGGCAGCCGCCGGAGGTCCACCGGTGCATCGAGTGCGACAAGGTGTTCAACAAGGTGTGCTACCTGACGCAGCACAACAAAACGTTCCACTCGGGCGACAAACCGTACAAGTGTCACCGGTGCGGCAAGCGCTTCCCCTGCAACCAGTCGTACGAGGAGCATCTGGCGAAGCACGGCGGCGAAAAACCGTTCAAGTGCGAGCAGTGCCCGAAGCAGTTCAACCACAAGACGGACCTGCGGCGGCACATGTGCCTGCACAGCGGCTCGAAACCGTACGCCTGCGAGCAGTGCGGCAAGGGCTTCATCCGCAAGGACCACATGATGAAGCACGCGGAAACGCACCGGAAGaatgcggcggcggcggcggcggccgccggcCACGACGGCCCGAAGCGCCCCGGCAAGGGGCAGGGCGGCATCAAGGGCGGTGGGCGCAAGATCGTCGGCCTGATGGACGAATGA